The genomic region TGTACCACCTCTACAGCTTCTCCCGGGCCGGCACCGACTACTCGCCCTCGCCGATGGGGCTTTCGGGGCTGGGCTACAACGGCCACGTGTTCTGGGACAGTGACCTCTGGATGTTCCCGGCGTTGCTGGTGCTGCACCCTGATATTGCCAAATCGTTGGTGGAATACCGGTTCCGCCGCCTCGAAGCGGCCCGCCGCAATGCCTTTGCCCACGGCTACCAGGGCGCCATGTACCCCTGGGAAAGCGCCGATACGGGCGTGGAGGAAACCCCAGTGTGGGCCTTGAGCGGCCCGTTCGAGCACCACATCACCGCCGACGTGGCCCTGGCGGCCTGGCAGTACTACTGCGTGACCCAGGACAAGGCGTGGCTGCGCGAGAAGGGCTGGCCCATCCTGCAGGCCACCGCCGACTTCTGGGCCAGCCGCGTGGAGCGCAACGGCCCCGGCCACTACGACATCAAAAACGTGGTGGCCGCCGATGAATGGGCGGAAAACGTGGACAACAACGCCTTCACCAACGCCGCCGCCCGCGTAAACCTGCAAAACGCCGCCGCCGCCGCCAAACTGCTCAACCTCCCCGCCAACGCCGACTGGCAGCTGGTGGCCCGCAACATCCCGCTTCTGCAATTCCCGGACGGCGTCACGCGGGAGCACGCCACCTACAACGGCGAGGGCATCAAGCAGGGCGACGTAAACCTGCTGGCATACCCGCTGGGCGTCATCACGGCCCCGGCCCAGGTGCGCAAAGACCTGGAATACTACGAAACCCGCGTCCCGAACGAAGGCACTCCCGCCATGACGCAGGCCATCTTCGCGCTGCTGCACGCCCGCCTCGGCAATGCCGATAAGGCCCGGCTGTTCTTCCAGGATTCCTACGTGCCCAACCTGCTGCCGCCGTTCCGCGTCATCGCCGAAACCAAAGGCGGCACCAACCCCTACTTCGCCACCGGTGCGGGCGGCGTGCTGCAGGCCGTGCTCATGGGCTTCGGCGGGCTGAACATCACGCCCACGGGCATCACCCAAAGCAAAACCACGCTGCCCACCGGCTGGCAATCGGTGAAAATTACCGGCGTGGGCGGGCAAAATAAAACCTACACGACGAACCGCTGAGGCTTACGCTGGCTTCAAAAGTCGGCCCGTATCAACCGCTGAAAAGGTGTGCGCCAACCAAACTGGCGTTGGCTGAAAAAGCAGAAAACCCGGAACCTCACGGCTGTTATCAGCTAAGTGAATTCCGGGTTTTCTCTGTGTGTGAGCCTCTTATTGGACTCGAACCAACGACCTGCTCATTACGAATGAGCTGCTCTACCAGCTGAGCTAAAGAGGCATTTCCGAGGCGGCGTATCCGTCAGGGGCAGCAAAGATAGAAAGCCGGCGGAAATCTACGCAACACTTGGCCGCATTTTTTGTGCGGAATGCTCACGGTGCCCATTGGCTGCTCTGGCGGGAGTGATGCGCGCCCGGAAAAGGCCGCGCCGGATTTTGCGGGCTTTCCGGCATCTTTGTGGTTCCTATGAAAGCACTCCGCAAACTTCTGGTCCGCACGCTTGGCTTCGAGCGCTACATTCGTTTCGTGAGCGGCGTGTACCTGCGGCTGGTGGGCGCAGGCTGGGGCCGGCAGAAATACCCGGAGCTGTTTTTCCTGCAGCAGATCATCAAGCCCGGCTTTGTGTGCCTCGATATCGGGGCCAACCTGGGCTACTACTCGGTGGCGCTATCCAAGCTGGTAGGGCCCGATGGGCAGGTGCTGGCTGTTGAGCCGATTCCGGATTTCCAGGTTATCTGGCAGGACAACGTGAAGCTGAGCGGCCTCGACAACCTCACGCTGCTGCCCTACGCGCTGGGCAGTGAGAACACCACCGTGCAGATGGGCACGCCCGAGCGCAACGGCCTGCTCCACCACGGCATGACCAAAGTAGCTTCCAGCAACCCCGACGAGCACTACGCCCGCACCTACGAGGTGCCCATGCGCGTGCCCGACGACCTGCTGGCCCACCTGCCGCGGCTCGATTTCGTGAAGTGCGACGTGGAAGGCTTCGAGCACGTGGTATTTGCCAACATGCAGGCCACGCTACGCCGGTTCCGGCCGCTCATCCAGACTGAGCTCAACGGGCTGGATAACCGCCGCGCCGTGGTGGCTACTCTGGCCGAGCTGGGCTACAAACCATTTGTGCTGTCGGAGCGTTCTGAGTTGGTACCGTGCACCGAAACCCAGCTCAACAGCGCCGTCACGGCCGATTTCTACTTTCAACCCGCCTAACTCCCGGCTTTTCTATGTTCATCAAAATCCTGCTGGTCTTTCTGGTTCTGGCGTTGGTGGTGCGCTTTGTGCTGCCGCTGCTGATGCGGTATCTGGTAGTAGGCTTTCTGCAGAAGCAGGCCCGCCGCCACGCCCAGCAGTTCGGGGGCGCGCCCTTCGGTGGCGCCGCCCCGCCGCCCCCCGGCCGCGAAGCACCCGGCCAAGTCCACATCGACTACGTGCCACCCACGCCGCGCCGCGCCAAGGACGAGCCCACCGAGTTTAAGGGCGGCGAGTATGTGGATTTCGAGGAAGTGAAGTAGCTGTAGTTGCCCATGAGCCCCGGCGGGGCGGCATATTGGTAGCAGCAACAGTCATTGCAAATACAAAAGCCCCAGCGGGGCGACACCTTATCCACACAGATAAGGTGTCGCCCCGCTGGGGCTTTGATTTTCTTGCTTATACCTTATTACTATCAATATGCCGCCCCGCTGGGGCTTGCGGCTTCCTCGCAATGGCAAATTAAGCGCTGACTCGCCGCTAAAACCCGATGCCAACCCGCAGGCCGGTGCCCACGCGCTGGCCCGACTGCAGGCCGGTATAGAAATCTATGCGCAGCACCTTGAAAACGTGCTCTACGCCCACGCCCAGCTCCAGGTAGTGGCCGGCCTGGGCCGTGGTGAGGTAGTTGAGCGAGGCCACTTCCTGCCACTTCAGCCTACGCAATAGCGGAATTTTGTTGAGGAAGAAGCCGTTGAAATGGTGATTGTAGTGCGCTTCCAGGAAGGCCCGCCGCGTGCTGAACCGGTAGTAGTCGAGCAGCTGGAACTGGCTGAAGTCGGCGGCTAGGTAGGTGCGGTTGCCGCTGAAGTGGCGGTAGTCCATAAACGCGAGCTGCGGCCGGCCCACGAAGCCGCCGGCCGCCACCCGGTAGCTGCTGGTGCCCAGCAGCCCCAGCCCAATAGTCTGCCGAATGCCGGCTTCCAGCAGCGTATAGCGTACATCGGAGCCCAGCACCCCGCCGATGCCCTGCCGCCAGATGCCCGTAAACGTCGGCGACTTCGAGCCCAGGTTGACCTTGCCATTGGGGCGGGTGATGTAGCGCTGGCCGGGCCGGAACGACGCTTCCAGCGTGAAGCCCAGCGCCTGGCTGCGGCCGAAGCTGGTGCCGCCGGGCAGCTCTTCGGCCACCGGATCGTTGGGCGTGAAGGCCACGCCGGGCCGGTCGCGCCATAGTTCGGTGGTGGTGTTTTCCAGCTCCCGCCGCTCGTAGTAGCTCAGGGTGCCTTCCAGCGTCAGGCCGTTCAGCACCTCGGCCTGGTAGCCTAGGCGGGCCCCGTCGCGGCGGTAGGTTTTGGCGTAGTTGCGGTTGTTGAGTAGCGTGTACGTGGTGTTGATGAAGGGCGTGAGCTGCGTGTTGGGGTCGAAGTTCTCGATGGTGCGCCCCACCTGTCCGCTCAGACGGGCCAGCCGCACGGCATCCAGCTGCCAGACGGCTGCCACACTCGGGCTCAGCAGCTTGTTGCTGAACCCGTAGCGCAGCGCCGGCGTGATGGAGTAATACCGCCGGTCGTCGGTGCGCTGCAAGAAAGTGGCCTCCGGATTCAGCACTGTGCCTTCCACCGTGTTGTAGTGCAGGATGTTGAACACCGGCGCCACCGACCACGTTTGTTTGCGGAAGCTGTTGGCATAGGAATAGCCGGTGAGCAGCAGCTTGCCGGCACTCACTTCGTTGCGCACCCGGTCCAGCGAGTCCTGGTAGGGCCGCGAGTTGCGCAGCACCTCAGTGCTATCCTTTACGGTGTAGTCCTTCTGCTCTTCTGCCGTGAGCGGAATCGGGCGAATGTTGTCCCAGTAGCTGGAATCCCGCTCGTTCACGCCTTTTTCCACCAGCATTACCTCTCCGCGCTTCAGCTGCCCGATGCTCAGGTTGGCGGTGTCGCGCTCGGCTAGCTTGGCCTGGCGGCGCACTTCGCGGTTCAGACCGC from Hymenobacter canadensis harbors:
- a CDS encoding glycoside hydrolase family 65 protein, whose amino-acid sequence is MPRNPLLTLPVALLALLLIKPPQTAAQAIAAPDPWRITASTIDPRNYYGATVANGMLGIVSSPEPFQVKSVVLAGAYDQYGRGRVSNFLNSFNLLNMYLEVDGRRLSGRDATNFRQELDMRHASLTTTFDYADKATIKYTYYALRQLPYTVLLDVSVTAKKDVSIAAASVMDAPDALRDVQNYYNEIDRPHATLSLLTSSAKSSTGKLQLCASTSFLFGEPHGQEPRVIHEMWDSNQHLMKFSKQLKAGQTYAYAVAGSSITSAHHQDPLNEAERLTIFARLEGRERLLAFHNKAWDELWQSDIQITGDAQAQQDVHSMMYHLYSFSRAGTDYSPSPMGLSGLGYNGHVFWDSDLWMFPALLVLHPDIAKSLVEYRFRRLEAARRNAFAHGYQGAMYPWESADTGVEETPVWALSGPFEHHITADVALAAWQYYCVTQDKAWLREKGWPILQATADFWASRVERNGPGHYDIKNVVAADEWAENVDNNAFTNAAARVNLQNAAAAAKLLNLPANADWQLVARNIPLLQFPDGVTREHATYNGEGIKQGDVNLLAYPLGVITAPAQVRKDLEYYETRVPNEGTPAMTQAIFALLHARLGNADKARLFFQDSYVPNLLPPFRVIAETKGGTNPYFATGAGGVLQAVLMGFGGLNITPTGITQSKTTLPTGWQSVKITGVGGQNKTYTTNR
- a CDS encoding FkbM family methyltransferase → MKALRKLLVRTLGFERYIRFVSGVYLRLVGAGWGRQKYPELFFLQQIIKPGFVCLDIGANLGYYSVALSKLVGPDGQVLAVEPIPDFQVIWQDNVKLSGLDNLTLLPYALGSENTTVQMGTPERNGLLHHGMTKVASSNPDEHYARTYEVPMRVPDDLLAHLPRLDFVKCDVEGFEHVVFANMQATLRRFRPLIQTELNGLDNRRAVVATLAELGYKPFVLSERSELVPCTETQLNSAVTADFYFQPA
- a CDS encoding DUF4834 family protein: MFIKILLVFLVLALVVRFVLPLLMRYLVVGFLQKQARRHAQQFGGAPFGGAAPPPPGREAPGQVHIDYVPPTPRRAKDEPTEFKGGEYVDFEEVK
- a CDS encoding DUF5686 and carboxypeptidase regulatory-like domain-containing protein; the encoded protein is MPRFYLFLLLLLVAGAARGGVVRGRVADAAGAGLAFANVAVRTTTTSTATNEQGNYQLRLPAGQYELVFQYVGYKPRIESIRVAGGDTALTLNVTLEPESYKLREVVVRASDRDPAYAIIQQAQQWRRYHRREVAAFKARTYIKALGRFLEVPGKILGLVKIGPDFKPGIFYLSESVSELSFRQPNVVQERMISSRVSGDAKGISFNRAGRGAGLNFYDNVLKSGFSERGFVSPIADGALLFYKYELEGSSQQGGVLVHKIRVTPRRRTDPVFSSGHIYIVDGTWRLHSVSLYLDKNAQLDYVDSFHIEQLFAPAPGPSDVWVVQSQKITVGFTAFGFKGNGYLTAVLSNYRVQPTYPNRPAPTALPATPEPADAPVTRETAADIRRQKPQLSGLNREVRRQAKLAERDTANLSIGQLKRGEVMLVEKGVNERDSSYWDNIRPIPLTAEEQKDYTVKDSTEVLRNSRPYQDSLDRVRNEVSAGKLLLTGYSYANSFRKQTWSVAPVFNILHYNTVEGTVLNPEATFLQRTDDRRYYSITPALRYGFSNKLLSPSVAAVWQLDAVRLARLSGQVGRTIENFDPNTQLTPFINTTYTLLNNRNYAKTYRRDGARLGYQAEVLNGLTLEGTLSYYERRELENTTTELWRDRPGVAFTPNDPVAEELPGGTSFGRSQALGFTLEASFRPGQRYITRPNGKVNLGSKSPTFTGIWRQGIGGVLGSDVRYTLLEAGIRQTIGLGLLGTSSYRVAAGGFVGRPQLAFMDYRHFSGNRTYLAADFSQFQLLDYYRFSTRRAFLEAHYNHHFNGFFLNKIPLLRRLKWQEVASLNYLTTAQAGHYLELGVGVEHVFKVLRIDFYTGLQSGQRVGTGLRVGIGF